Below is a genomic region from Vulgatibacter sp..
GAGTCGGCGCCGAGGTCCTCGACGAAGTTCGACTCGGGCTTGATCTCGTCTTCGCCCACGCCGAGCTGCTCGGCGATGATGTTCTTGACCTTGGCCTCGATCTGGTTAGCCGCCATGGGAAACGTCCCTCCGTTGGGAAGAGCCCGTGAAAAGGGCCCTTTCTCTTCTGTCTTTCAGGTGCCGGTCGCGCGAGCAGCGGGTCGCTGCCCCGCACGCCGGACCGGCCGGCGTGCGTCATAGCACAAAGCGGAGCGGTTTGACCGATCCACTACATCAGCATGCCGCCGTTGACCCGGATGACCTCGCCGGTCACGTAGGCGGAGGCGTCGGACGCGAGGAAGCAGACCGCACTGGCCACCTCCTCCGCGGAGCCGAGGCGCCCGAGCGGAATCGCGCCGAGCATCGCCTTGCGCACGTCCTCGGGCAGATCCCGGGTCATGTCGGTGTCGATGAAACCCGGCGAGACGAGGTTCGCCCGCACGTTGCGGCTGGCGAGCTCCTTCGCGAGGCTCTTGGTGAAGCCGATGAGGCCCGCCTTGGTTGCGGCGTAGGCGGTCTGGCCGCCGTTGCCCATCTCGCCCACCACCGAGGTGAGGTTCACGATGGCGCCGCCGCGCTGCTTCATCATCGGCCGCGCCGCCGCGCGGCAGAGGTAGAAGGCGGCCTTGAGGTTCACGTCGAGCTGCCGCTCGAGATCCTCGTCCTTGAGGCGCATCAGGAGCTGGTCGATGGCGATGCCGGCGTTGTGCACGAGCACGTGCAGGCCACCGTGCTCCTTCACCGTCTCCTCCACCGCCGCGGTGCACGCGGCGGGATCGGCGACGTCGAAGCGGCGTGCGATCGCCTTGCCACCGGCCTGCTCCACCAGCTGGCAGGTCTCCTGCGCGGCGGACTCGTTCCCGGCGAAGTTCACGATCACCGTGGCGCCGCCCCTGCCGAGGCCCACGCTGATCGCGCGGCCGATGCCGCGGGATCCGCCGGTGACGAGAGCGACCTTCCCCTTGAAGTCGAACATGTAGTCTCCTTCGGCCGGTCAGGGCCTGAATTCAGGCCAGCGCGGCCACTGCCTTGTCGAGGGAGGCGGGGTCTTCGACGTTGACCACCTCGATCGACTTGTCGATCCGCTTCACCAGACCGGCGAGGACCTTGCCGGGCCCGAGCTCGACCATGTGGGTGACGCCCTCGGCGGCCATCGCCTCCACGCACTCGATCCAGCGCACCGGCGCGACCACCTGCTGCACGAGCAGCTCGCGGATGCGGCCGGCGTCGGCGTTCGGCTTCGCCTCCACGTTGGTCACCACCGGTGCAGAGGGCGCGAGGATCTCCATCGCGTCGAGCACCGCCAGGAGGCGGGGCTGGACCGGCGCCATCATGGCGCAGTGGAAGGGCGCGCTCACCGGCAGCGGGAGCGCGCGCCTGGCGCCGAGTTCCTTGCACCTGGCGGAGGCCCGCTCCACGGCGGCGGCGCCGCCGGCGATCACCGTCTGCTCGGGCGAGTTGTAGTTGGCGGGGGCGACGATCTCGCCCTGCGCGCTCTCCTCGCAGGCCTGGCGCACCAGCGCCGGATCGAGGCCGAGGACGGCTGCCATGGCGCCCTGCCCTGCGGGCACCGCCTCCTGCATGAAGAGGCCGCGCTGGCGCACCGCGCGCACCGCGTCCTCGATCGACATCGAGCCCATCGCGGCGAGGGCGCTCCACTCGCCGAGGGAGTGGCCGGCGACGAAGGCGGGGGCCTTGCCGAAGGCCCGGGCGAAGACCGCATGGGCGGCGACGCTCACGGTGAGGATCGAGGGCTGGGTGTTGGCGGTGAGCTTCAGCGCCTCGTCGGGCCCCTCGAAGCACATCGTCGAGAGCTTCTCGCCCAGCGCCGCGTCGGCACGGTCGAAGATCTCGCGGGCTTCGGCAAAGGACTCGGCCAGCGCCTTGCCCATGCCGACCGACTGGCTCCCCTGTCCCGGAAAGACGAATGCGACCTTGGCGGCCATCTACGCGCTCCTCGCTGTGCGGTTCGGGCGCGCGTCAATAGCCCAACTTCGCTGCATCGTCTACCACCAACGATTGCTGCAACGCGTTGTCGCACCGCAGCAGATACACCGTATCAGGGTGTCTCGGGAGCGACGGCAGGCAGGAGGCCTTCCGCAGCGGTGCACGCAGCGGTGATCTCCTCCCTCGCGTCGCCCAGGGCACCTGCAGCCTCGTTGGCGGTGCGGATCGCGTTCCGGATCGCGCGGGCGCCGGAGCGGCCGTGGGCGAGGATCACCGTGCCGTCGCAGCCGATCAGCGGCGCGCCGCCAATCTCGGCGTAATCGAGCTTCTTCCGGACCCCGTCGAAGACGGGCTTCATGAAGAGCGCGCCCACCTTCGCCAGCGCCGACTGCTCGATGTTGCGCTTGAGGAATTGGCGGAACGCCCAGGCGGTCCCCTCGGCGGTCTTGAGGACCACGTTGCCGGTGAAGCCGTCGGTGACCACCACGTCGAATTCCCCGGAGAAGAGATCCTTCCCCTCGGCGTAGCCGCGGAAATCGATCGAAGGATGCTTCGCCAGGGCCTCGACCACGCTGCGGGTGAGCGCGGTGCCCTTGGAGAGCTCCTCGCCGTTCGAGAGGACGCCGATGCGGGGGCGCGGCACGCCGCTCACCCGCCGGGTGTAGACGTCGCCCAGCAGCGCGAACTGCACCAGGTGCAGCGGCTTGACGTCGACGTTCGCACCGGCGTCGAGGAGCGCGACGCGGCCCTCGAGCGTGGGCAGGAAGGCGACGATGGCGGGTCGCTCGACGCCGGGAAGGCGGCCGAGCACGAAGAGCGCGGCGGCGAGCATCGCGCCGGAGTTGCCGGCGGACATCGCGGCATCGGCTTCGCCGCTCTTCACCAGATCGAAAACCACCCGGATCGAAGCGTCCCGCTTCTTGCGGATCGCCTGGCCCGGGTGTTCGTGCATCTCCACCACCTGCGAGGCGTGGCGGACGGAGATGCCCTTCTGGTCTGCTGCGCCGAGCCGGACGAGCTCGCCGCGGATCCGCGTCTCGTCGCCGACGAGGGTGACGTCGGCGCCGAGCTCGCGGCAGGCCTGCACCGCCCCTTCGACGACGACCCCGGGAGCGTGGTCGCCTCCCATCGCGTCGACGGCGATGCGTGCCATTCTTGCCTCGCTATCTCGGGGCGGCAAAGAAGGCCGCCGCTCGGTTTCGGTTGCAGCCGTCCCGTGCCCGGGACGGCGCTGCCGAGGAAGCTTACTCGGCGACCTGGACGACCTGCTTGCCCTTGTAGGTGCCGCAGGTCGGGCAGACCCGGTGCGACATGGTGGGCGAGGCGCAGTTCGGGCAGCTCACCACGTTGGGGGCGCTGACCTTCCAGTGGGCGCGGCGCTGATCGCGCTTCTGCTTCGACGTACGCTTCTTGGGAACACCCACGGCCGACTCCTCTTTCTTCTTACGCGCGGCCGGGCCCGACTCGAAGCCGGCCCGCCGCCATGCGGTTGGAAACGCGCCTTCTACACGTACGCGCGTTCGGGATCAACGTCCTGCGTTGGGCACCCGACTACTTCGGGAGCTTGATGTCCTTGAGCCCGGCCCAACGCGGGTCGGGCACGTGGCGATCGCAGGAGCAGACGGACTCGTTGAGATTGCCGCCACAGACCTGGCAGAGGCCCTTGCAGTCCTCGGTGCACAGGGCATCCATCGGCAGCGCCAGCAGGAGCTGCTCCCGGACCACCGGCTCGAGATCGAGTTCCTGCCCGGTGTAGGCCACCTGATCGGCCTCGTCGGGCCGGAAGGTCCCGCCGATTTCGCCCTCGCCCGAGTCCTCGTCCCTCCCGGGAGCGAGCTCCTTCACCTTGGAGGCGTTGACGAAGTCGAGCTCGAACTTCACCGGCAGGTCGATCCGCACCGGGGCGAGGCAGCGGCGGCAGTCGGCGGCGACGGCGGCATCGAAGCCACCCCGCGCGACGATGTCGCGGTCGTTGACGCGGTCGAAATGGACCGCGAGCGTGGCGGGCGCGGCGGCCGCGAAGCCGGTGGGCGGCTCCGCATCGAGGATCGCACCGAGCGCGGCCTGCGGCAGCTCCCGCTGCAGATCGAGCCCTGCGTCCTTGATTTCGTCGATTTTGACTCGGAGGTTCATGGTCTCGGCCGGAACAAAGGGCGCGCAATCTAAATGCCGATTCCGAGACCGTCAAGCAGGCGGGCGCCTCCCGCGGCGTCCGCCTGCGGATTTACCGCGGTTCAGTGCCGGGTGACGCTGATCCGCCGGGCCCGCTGCTGCTCCTTCTTCCCGATCCGGATCTGGAAGACGCCATGTTCGCTCGTCGCCTCCACCTTGTCCGGATCGATGTCGTCGGGCAGTGCGAGCACCCGCTCGAAGTTACCGTAGTAGACCTCGCTGAAGAGCGGACGGGAGAGCTCCCGGCTCCCCTCGCCTTCGGCCAGGGCCTGGCTCCCGCCGGCCTTCTCCCCGGCTTCGGCGTTCTGCTCCTTGCCGGTGCCCTTCTCTTCCTTTCCCGCCTTCTTCCCGGCGCCGCCCACGGGCCGGGCCTCGACGGTCCGCGGCGCGCGCCGCTCGATCCGTTTCTCGCCCCGGAGCGTGAGCATGTTGCCGCTCAGGGTGATCTCGACGTCCTCCTCCTTCACGCCGGGGATCTCCGCCTTCACCAGGTAGTGATCCTCTTCGTCGGTGATCTCCACCGCCGGCGTTCCGATGCTCTCGGCCATCCTGCCGAAGGGCGACTCGAAGCCGCGACGGAACAAGCGGTCGATGCGCTCGAACTCGCGGAACGGATCCCAGGGACTCAATCCGAATGCCATGACACGAACCTCCTCCTGCGCACCGGTGCGCAGGAGGAGGTTGTGGACGGGTGTCGTCTCCCGAAAGAAGCGGCACGCCGGGGGCGCGCTCTGCGACGGGCCGTCAGCCGGCGCGCACGTCGAGGGTGCGGCTCGCCAACTCGCGGAGCTGCTGCGGGGTGGGACGCTGGGCGCCGTCGATGCGCTGGAGGTAGGTGCGGGCCTGCGCCTCCATCTCCTCGATCCCCTGCACCAGCCCGGCGTCCCGTGGCTGCCGCATCGTCTCCAGGAGCCCGACCGACTCGGCGAGCAGCCTCTCCGCCATCTCCCAATCGCCGGCATCCGCAGCGGCGGCGGCACCCCGGAAGTTCCAGCGCACCGGCACGAGGGGCCCGAGGCGCTGGATCTGCTCCAGGCCACCGCGCGCGTCGGCGAGCGTGCGCTGCGCCGCCCGGACGTCGCGGTTGGCGAGGAGCTGCCGTGCCTCCACCAGCTGCGCCTCGACCCGGGCCACGGGCAGGCGCTGGCTGTCGGCGCCGAGGGCCACCCGCGCCTCGGTGAGCCGGCTCACCGCCTGCTCGGGATTGCCGGCGAGGAGGGCGAAGCGCGCGTCCTCCACCGCCCGAACCACCGCCGGCTCGAGCTGGGGACGCATCTCCTGCACCGCCGTGCGGAGCTCCGTCAGGTCCGCCCGCCCGGGATTGGCCTCGATCGCCTCGATCGTCTCGCCCAGCAGGCCGAAGAGCGGCTCGCCGGGCAGGACGTCCGAGACGCCGCGCAGATCCTCGATGGCGGCGTCG
It encodes:
- the rpmF gene encoding 50S ribosomal protein L32; this translates as MGVPKKRTSKQKRDQRRAHWKVSAPNVVSCPNCASPTMSHRVCPTCGTYKGKQVVQVAE
- a CDS encoding YceD family protein, which encodes MNLRVKIDEIKDAGLDLQRELPQAALGAILDAEPPTGFAAAAPATLAVHFDRVNDRDIVARGGFDAAVAADCRRCLAPVRIDLPVKFELDFVNASKVKELAPGRDEDSGEGEIGGTFRPDEADQVAYTGQELDLEPVVREQLLLALPMDALCTEDCKGLCQVCGGNLNESVCSCDRHVPDPRWAGLKDIKLPK
- the plsX gene encoding phosphate acyltransferase PlsX is translated as MARIAVDAMGGDHAPGVVVEGAVQACRELGADVTLVGDETRIRGELVRLGAADQKGISVRHASQVVEMHEHPGQAIRKKRDASIRVVFDLVKSGEADAAMSAGNSGAMLAAALFVLGRLPGVERPAIVAFLPTLEGRVALLDAGANVDVKPLHLVQFALLGDVYTRRVSGVPRPRIGVLSNGEELSKGTALTRSVVEALAKHPSIDFRGYAEGKDLFSGEFDVVVTDGFTGNVVLKTAEGTAWAFRQFLKRNIEQSALAKVGALFMKPVFDGVRKKLDYAEIGGAPLIGCDGTVILAHGRSGARAIRNAIRTANEAAGALGDAREEITAACTAAEGLLPAVAPETP
- the fabD gene encoding ACP S-malonyltransferase; translation: MAAKVAFVFPGQGSQSVGMGKALAESFAEAREIFDRADAALGEKLSTMCFEGPDEALKLTANTQPSILTVSVAAHAVFARAFGKAPAFVAGHSLGEWSALAAMGSMSIEDAVRAVRQRGLFMQEAVPAGQGAMAAVLGLDPALVRQACEESAQGEIVAPANYNSPEQTVIAGGAAAVERASARCKELGARRALPLPVSAPFHCAMMAPVQPRLLAVLDAMEILAPSAPVVTNVEAKPNADAGRIRELLVQQVVAPVRWIECVEAMAAEGVTHMVELGPGKVLAGLVKRIDKSIEVVNVEDPASLDKAVAALA
- the fabG gene encoding 3-oxoacyl-[acyl-carrier-protein] reductase, which encodes MFDFKGKVALVTGGSRGIGRAISVGLGRGGATVIVNFAGNESAAQETCQLVEQAGGKAIARRFDVADPAACTAAVEETVKEHGGLHVLVHNAGIAIDQLLMRLKDEDLERQLDVNLKAAFYLCRAAARPMMKQRGGAIVNLTSVVGEMGNGGQTAYAATKAGLIGFTKSLAKELASRNVRANLVSPGFIDTDMTRDLPEDVRKAMLGAIPLGRLGSAEEVASAVCFLASDASAYVTGEVIRVNGGMLM
- a CDS encoding Hsp20/alpha crystallin family protein; this translates as MAFGLSPWDPFREFERIDRLFRRGFESPFGRMAESIGTPAVEITDEEDHYLVKAEIPGVKEEDVEITLSGNMLTLRGEKRIERRAPRTVEARPVGGAGKKAGKEEKGTGKEQNAEAGEKAGGSQALAEGEGSRELSRPLFSEVYYGNFERVLALPDDIDPDKVEATSEHGVFQIRIGKKEQQRARRISVTRH
- a CDS encoding phosphopantetheine-binding protein — its product is MAANQIEAKVKNIIAEQLGVGEDEIKPESNFVEDLGADS